The sequence TAGATGAAAATTCTTTGTAGTACTCATAATCAATCTCTTTGAGGTGATATCGATTGGCGATGCTGGGAAGATCTTCATTCTGGCGGACCGGATAATCAGCGATCACCAAGTGATCCAGTTTGACCAAGCGGTCCAATGCCGGACGATCAACCGGCTGGTTGAGAAGCAGATCCGTCCGGTAACCGGGTGAAAAGGGCGAGGAGGCTTCGAGCGAGGTTTCGATCGCACGGATCAGCGGGATCGCCAGCATGCCGGCCAGAAGCGTGTTGATCGATAAGCGCACAATGTTCATACGTTATGAATAACAGATGCTTTTGAGGATGTCAATGCGGGACGGCAATCGGTCAGGAAACCTTTTCCATGCTGGAGGTCTCCATGGACTTCAGGAAGTCCTTGTTGGACTTGGTGGCGGAGAGCTTTTCGAGCAGTAGTTCCATGGCCTCGATGGGTGAAAGAGAAGAAAGCACTTTACGAAGGATCCAGACCTTGTTCAGCTCTTCGGGCGAGAGCAGGAGCTCTTCTTTGCGCGTGCCGGTCCGGGCCATGTCGATGGCCGGGAAGGTCCGCTTGTCCGCCAGCTTGCGGTCCAGGTAAATTTCCATGTTGCCGGTGCCTTTAAATTCTTCAAAAATGACGTCATCCATGCGGCTTCCGGTTTCCACAAGAGCGGTGGCCGCAATCGTCAGGCTGCCGCCTTCTTCGATGTTGCGCGCCGCGCCGAAGAAGCGCTTGGGGCGCTGCAGCGCGTTCGAATCCAGACCGCCGGAGAGGACGCGGCCGCTGGATGGGGTAATCGTGTTGTAAGCGCGAGCCAGACGCGTGATGGAATCCAGCAGGATCACGACGTCCTTGCCGTGTTCGACAAGACGTTTGGCCTTCTCAATGACCATTTCCGCCACCTGCACGTGGCGCTCGGCCGGTTCATCAAAAGTCGAGGAGACGACTTCCCCCTTCACGCTGCGCTGCATATCGGTGACTTCTTCCGGGCGTTCGTCAATCAGAAGGACCAGCAGCACGATTTCCGGATGGTTCGTGGTGATGGCGTTGGCGATCTTCTGCATGATGATAGTCTTCCCGGTGCGGGGCGCGGCGTTGATGAGCGCGCGCTGGCCTTTGCCGATGGGAGAAATCAGGTCAATGACGCGGGTGGTTAAATCGTCTTTCTTATTTTCCAGGGTGATGCGTTCTTCCGGATAAAGGGGTGTCAGGTTGTCGAACAGCGGACGGTCTTTGAGCATTTCCAGATCGCTGCCGTTGACCGATTTAACTTGGAGCAGGGCAAAAAAGCGTTCCTGCTCCTTGGGAGGACGGACGTAACCGGCTACGGTGTCCCC comes from Elusimicrobiota bacterium and encodes:
- the rho gene encoding transcription termination factor Rho, producing MDLTVLSKLTIAELQKLGRDLKLETPVGLRKQELIAKILEAQAKENGLIYDEGVLEILPDGFGFLRSPNYNYLPGPDDIYISPSQIKKFGLRKGDTVAGYVRPPKEQERFFALLQVKSVNGSDLEMLKDRPLFDNLTPLYPEERITLENKKDDLTTRVIDLISPIGKGQRALINAAPRTGKTIIMQKIANAITTNHPEIVLLVLLIDERPEEVTDMQRSVKGEVVSSTFDEPAERHVQVAEMVIEKAKRLVEHGKDVVILLDSITRLARAYNTITPSSGRVLSGGLDSNALQRPKRFFGAARNIEEGGSLTIAATALVETGSRMDDVIFEEFKGTGNMEIYLDRKLADKRTFPAIDMARTGTRKEELLLSPEELNKVWILRKVLSSLSPIEAMELLLEKLSATKSNKDFLKSMETSSMEKVS